In Streptomyces sclerotialus, the DNA window ATCCTCGTCCTCGCCCGGTTGCTGCAAGGACTGTCGGTGGGCGGGGAGTTCGCCGCCTCGACCACGTTCCTCGTGGAATCGGCCGGGCCCGGCCGCCGTGGACTCTTCTCCAGCTTCCAGTACGTCTCGACGACCATCGGGCAGCTCGTCGCCTCTGGCATCGCCGCACTGCTCGTCGCCAATCTCGCCCCCGCCGCCATGGACGGCTGGGGCTGGCGCGTCCCCTTCGTACTGGGCGCCTTGCTGAGCCTGGTCGGCTTCTGGGTCCGGCGCGGCGCGGAGGAGACGCGCAGCGAGGAGCAGGCGAAGGCACCGCGCCCCGGCCTCTTCGAGGCGCTGCGCCGCCATCCGCGCGAGTCGCTGCTGATCTGCGGCATCACCATGGGCGGCACCCTCGCGTACTACACCTGGACGTCGTACCTGCCGACGTACGCCGAGCTCAACGCCGGGGTGGACAAGGCGGACGCCCTCCTGTCCGGCACCCTCTCGCTGACCTTCTTCGCGGTGCTGCAGCCCCTCGCGGGCCTGCTCTCCGACCGCTTCGGGCGCAAGCCCCTGCTCCTGACGTTCGGCCTCGGCTTCGCGCTGCTGAGCGTGCCGCTGCTCCGCGCGCTCAATGACTCCTTCGCCACGCTGCTGCTCGTGCAGTGCGCCGGCATGATCCTGCTGAGCGGCTTCACGGCCATCTCGGCAGCGGTGAACGCAGAGGTCTTCCCGGCCCGGGTGCGCGCCGCGGGCATCGGTTTCCCCTACTCCCTCACCGTCGCCCTCTTCGGCGGCACGGCGCCGTATATCGGCACGCTCTTCAAGGACCTGGGCCAGGCCGGCCTCTTCCCCGTGTACGTGGCCGTGCTGTGCTTGATCTCCTCCGCCGTCTACCTCCGGCTGCCCGAGACCGCCCACCGCCCGCTGGAGCGGTGAGGAGGCGGGGCGCCGGCTGCCTGGGGCGGCTCCTCCCTCGGGGGCGTCGAAGGTGGCTTTCTGGGCACCTATGTCATGTACTTCCCCAGCTGACGTCGCTGAACTGCGGTTTCGGCCGCTGGTCGCCTCCGGCCGGAAGGTTGCCGAGGTGGCGAAGCTCCTCGGATCAGCGAGCAGACCCTCTGCGTCTGGCGCCGACAGCATCTGATCGACACCGGGCGGATGCCCGGTCTCCCCACCCACGAGCAGGCCGAGCCGGCCGCGGCCCGCAAGCGGATCACGGAGCTGGAGGCGGAGTTGGCCATCCACCGCCGGGTCGCGGAGCTGCTGGGCGAGGCGACCCCAGGTTGACCAGCCTCTCCGCGTCGTCGATACGGGCCGCCATCCGAGCCTGCTGGTCGTGGAACTGCCAGCTGACCAGCAGCCCGCCGCCCACGCGCTGGGCCCGCACACTCATCACGGCGGGATACCTGACCCCGCGCAGCGGCTCCTCGTAGAAAAAGGGACCCTGTTCCAACGGAACGCCGGTCTTCAGGACCTTGACGTACGCGTCGAAGATCCCGGCCGGGGCGAGTCCGGGAAACGCCTTCAGCAGCCCGCTGCCGGCGATGTGATCGGGGGTCCGCCCGAGCACGTCCGTGGCGTGCCCGTTGCACCGCTCGATGCGGAACTCCACGACCCGGCACTGCCTGTCCCGGACGGGGAAGAGCAGCGCCGCGGGTATGGGGATCGCATTCAGGACCGCGACCAGCCACGGCGCCGCGAACTCGTCCTCCGGCAGCCCCAGTTCGGCCAGGCCGCACAGCGCGCGACCCACGTCGCCGGTGAGCGTCTCCGCACGTTCGGTGACCGTCTGCTCCAGGGGTGGTCCCTTCGGCCAGGTCACGCTCACCACGCAGAGAAACCTCTCGTCCGCGGCCCTGGCGGTCCGAACGCCGACCGAAGTGGCCACGCCGGCCGACCCGTTCCAGGCCGTCACCCAGGTCAGGATCCGGTCTCCGCTCTCGTCGTCCAGCCACAGCAGCTGTTCCTTCGGGGCCAGCCGAGTGAGGGGGAACAGACATCGCAGCGGTACCCGCGACCAGTCGCTGACAGCTTGTGTCGAGGCACCGGCAACGCCGCTCATCCGAAGCCCGCCCTCACCGTCGATGATCGCCAGCAGTACCGTCGCGGCGCCCCACGGCCCGACACGGTCGTACAACAGCTGTGCCAAGTGCACCGGACTACGCGCGGCACTCGTCTCCGCGCGGATGTCGCTGCCCTTCGCCACGCGGTCTTCGCTGTGATCCCGGTACGCACGGCCGGCGCGGGCATCCGCTTCGCTGGTCCCGGCTCCACCGCCATGCCTCTCGGCGGAGTGCTGCCGCGGTGCCGGCGCTGCACGTCGCGCACCGGCTCCCCGGTGCCCGTGGTCCCCAGTGACGCGTCGGCTGAGAACGTGCGGACGCCCGTGGCCTGCTGGCAGACCCCGAGGACGCCGAGCCGCCCTTCCGGGCGGCCCTGGCCGGCCCCGTGCTGGAACACTGGCCCTTCGAACACGCCCAGAACCTGCTGGACCTCGCCGCATTGCTGCGGCGCCGCCGACGCATCGCAGAGACGTGAGCCCCGCTCACCGAGTCACTGGAAACCTGCCGCCGCCTGGGCGCGCGCCCGTGGATCGAGCGCGCCCGGGCCGAATCGCGCGCCGCCGGCCTCGACGTCACAGACTCCGCTCCCGACGCGCTCGCCGAACTCCCCGCACCAGCAGCAGATCATCCATCTCGCCGCCCGCGGACTGACCGACCGTGAGATCGGCGAGAAGCTCTTCCTCGCCCCACGCAGGGCCAGCTCGCATCTCGCCGCAGCTTCCCCAAGCTGGGCATCACCGCCCGCTCCCAGCTGCGCGACCTCATCGAGGGCACCATCGCCGTGGCCGACCACCGGGAATGAGCCACGCCCGGCGACAGAAGCAGTCAGCTGACGCATACCGCGCGGCCTCCCACCGAACCAGGCCGGCCACGGGACGAAGGCGGCAGCGAACCCCTTCGCCCGTGAACCCCGATGCCCGCCTGTCTCCGGCTGCACACGACCTCGCTTTCGTCGCGGCCGGACGCGAACGGCCCACCGCGTCGAAGGAATGAAAAGCCATGGTGGCTACGGAGACAGCATCGCTCCGGGACCGGTTCGCCACAGCCGACCCCTGGGCTGCTGCGTCTGGCCGCCGGGCTGCGAGCCGTCCTCGGCCTCACTCTCACCCTGGCCGCGCTGACCGTACTGGATCAGCCCTCTGTGGTCCTCCTGGCAGGCGGCTTCACGGCCGTGGTCACCTCGTCGGCGATCAGCGACCTGCACCCCCGCGACCAGTTCCGCACCCTCCTCGCGGGGGCGCCCGTGGCCTCGCCGCCCTGACGACCGGGGGTGCCGGCCTCATTCCCCCTCGCCTCGCACTCGGCCTTCCTGCTGCTGATCTTCGCCGCGGTCGACGCCCGCCGCTTCGGACGACGCGGTCAGGACGTCGGGATCTTCGCCTTCATGGCCTACTTCCTGTCCCAGTTCGCCCGGCACTCAGCCCCGTCAACTCCCGCGACCGGCCGCTGCGTCGGGCGTCCGTCTCCTTCACGGCAACCGCAGTCGCTCGCTTCTGCCCGGCGGAGCTACGGACAGGCAGCGCAGCCGGCGCACCTCCGCCAGGGCTGCAGAACTCTCCGCGCACCCCATCACGTGCGGCTGACAACACTCACTGTCACGTCGCCACAGAAGTTGGGCCAGAACCTGAGTATCAGTAGCAGTTGCTCACCAGTGTGCGCAGTGTGTGCGGTCGGCTGTGATGCGAACAGTGCAGGAGTCCGGGCAGCGCGGAGGCAGCCGATTATCGCTGAGGGCCTTGGGTGACAAGGTGCTTCACGCCGTGGCGGTCGGCTGCCCGGACACCGTCGTCGAGTACGAGCCCGCCGGCTGTCCTGCGCGCCCCTTCCGCTCCGCCCGGCAGGAGGTGCCTATGGGGGTGGGGGCTTACTTGGATTCGACTTGTCCCACCGGGTCGGGGCCGGTGGTCAGTGCCTCGCACGCGGTCTGCCATGTGGGGGCGCCGGGGTGAAGCTGGGTATGGAGGTAGGCCGCGGTGAGCCGGGCGAGGGCGGCGACTCGCTCAGGGTTCTCGTCCGTGGTCTCGGCGGCGTCGTATCCGGCGATCCCGCCAAGTCCGTGCTCCGCGTCGAACAGGGTGAGCAGGGTTTTGGGGCCGGGAGCGAGGGTGTAGGGGTCGGTGTGCCAGTCCGGCCCCATGTCCGTGAAGTGCCGGGAGTCGTCCTTGTCGCCGGCGACGACCAGTGCGGGTGCGGTCATGGTGGAGAAGTCGACGGCCCCGATGATCGGCCACTGTTCGGCCATGGGCCCGTTGAAGACTTCGCCACCTCTGCCGGGCGCGGCGAGCAGTACGCCCGCCTTGATCCGGGGCTCGACGAGGTGCACCACGTTCCCGGTGTCGGGGTCGTTGAGCCCCGCGCCCAGCAGGAGGGCGGCGGTGAAGCCGCCGAGCGAGTGTCCGGCGAGGGCGACCTTGGTGGGGTCGATCCGTCCGGCAAGCTGCGGCACGACGGTCTCGATCACGTCGAGCCGGTCGAGGATGTGGGTCATGTCTTCGGCGCGGGAGCGCCAGAAGTCGGGCGCACCGGGTGCGTCGGCGACCAGGTGGCTCAGTGTCCGGGAAGTGAGGTGGGTGGGCTGGACGACGACGAATCCGTGGGCAGCCCAGAAGTTGGCGAGCGGCGCGTAGCCGTTGAGCGAGGAGAGGTTGTTCGAGGGGCCGTGGCCATGGGAGAGGAGGATGACAGGGAGGTCAGTTCCGGTTGCAGGTGCGGAGACGCGCACTTGGAGGTCCACGGGGCGTCCGGGCACGGACAGGACAACGGGGCTGAAGGAGAGGACCGGCGCGGGCGCGCCCAAGGCGTCGGTGGCGGTGGATGTGCTCACGGTGTGTGTTCCCTTTCGGCGGCGCCTGCCGCCCGCCGGTCTCCTGCGGCCGGCGGGCGGGCAAGGCGGTCAAGGGCGTTCCGTTTCGGCTACACTGAAACGGAACGCTGCTCCACTTAGTATCTGGAGCGCTGCTCCGTTTTGTCAATCAGTGTCGAAGGAGTACGTGATGGCCGCCGAAGGTCCGGTAGGGGGTTCACCGTCCCGAAGCAGGCGGGCCGACGCTCAGCGCAACCGGGAGACGGTGCTCACTGCCGCAGCCGAGGTGTTCGTCACCTCCGGCGTCGACGCGCCGATCCGCCGGATCGCGGCCCAGGCAGGCGTCGGGATGGCCACGATCTACCGCCACTTCCCGACCAGGGCGGACCTGGTCACCGCCGTGTACCAGCACCAGATCGAGGCCTGTGCCGAAGCCGGTCCGCGCCTGCTGGCCAGTGCCGGCTCCCCGTTCGACGCACTGCACCAATGGGTCGACCTCTTCGTCGACTTCCTCGTCACCAAGCACGGACTCGCCGACGCGCTGCAGTCCGACAGCGATCGCTTCGCCGCGCTGCACGCCCACTTCCTCGACCGCCTGCTGCCCGTCTGCGCCCAGTTGCTCGACGCTGCGGTCGAGGCAGGCGACATCAGGCCCGGCACGCAGCCGTACGAGCTGATGCGCGGTATCGGCAACCTCTGCATCGGACGCGACAACGACCCCCGCTACGACCCCCGACGCCTGATCGCTCTCCTCCTCCAGGGACTCCAGCGATCTCACAGGTCCTGATGCCGACGAGCGACATCGCGACCTAAGCGGTCGGCACCGTAAATCCTTCGGGGGTTGATCACGTTGCCCGTCCGGCAGAGGGTTCTTCCTGGTGATCGGCGGTGTGCCGGTCGAGCCTGGCCAGTGGATCGTCCAGGTCGGAGGTGGTGAACTTCCACCGGAACGGCTGTGCTGTGGCGTTGGAGCGGTCTTCGAAGGCTCGGAGCCGGTCCCTGACCTGAGCGAGGTCGGTGAAGTCGTGGGGGCGGGCGACCTTGCGCTGCACGACGGAGAAGTAGTTCTCCACTTGGTTCAGGCAGGAAGCGTGCACCGGGGTGTGGAGTGGATGAGTACCGCGTTCGGGAAGGCGGCCGGCAACCGGTCGGC includes these proteins:
- a CDS encoding alpha/beta hydrolase family protein, producing the protein MSTSTATDALGAPAPVLSFSPVVLSVPGRPVDLQVRVSAPATGTDLPVILLSHGHGPSNNLSSLNGYAPLANFWAAHGFVVVQPTHLTSRTLSHLVADAPGAPDFWRSRAEDMTHILDRLDVIETVVPQLAGRIDPTKVALAGHSLGGFTAALLLGAGLNDPDTGNVVHLVEPRIKAGVLLAAPGRGGEVFNGPMAEQWPIIGAVDFSTMTAPALVVAGDKDDSRHFTDMGPDWHTDPYTLAPGPKTLLTLFDAEHGLGGIAGYDAAETTDENPERVAALARLTAAYLHTQLHPGAPTWQTACEALTTGPDPVGQVESK
- a CDS encoding TetR/AcrR family transcriptional regulator; the encoded protein is MAAEGPVGGSPSRSRRADAQRNRETVLTAAAEVFVTSGVDAPIRRIAAQAGVGMATIYRHFPTRADLVTAVYQHQIEACAEAGPRLLASAGSPFDALHQWVDLFVDFLVTKHGLADALQSDSDRFAALHAHFLDRLLPVCAQLLDAAVEAGDIRPGTQPYELMRGIGNLCIGRDNDPRYDPRRLIALLLQGLQRSHRS
- a CDS encoding MFS transporter; the encoded protein is MSSAENKMAERPAGERRPVSAARQLVAASVGNAVEWYDWYTYTFLATYIAAQIFPKSASNSLVPLLSTFAVFAVGFFMRPVGGLLMGAVADRRGRRAALTVTILLMGGSSLLVGLTPTYAAAGVLAPVILVLARLLQGLSVGGEFAASTTFLVESAGPGRRGLFSSFQYVSTTIGQLVASGIAALLVANLAPAAMDGWGWRVPFVLGALLSLVGFWVRRGAEETRSEEQAKAPRPGLFEALRRHPRESLLICGITMGGTLAYYTWTSYLPTYAELNAGVDKADALLSGTLSLTFFAVLQPLAGLLSDRFGRKPLLLTFGLGFALLSVPLLRALNDSFATLLLVQCAGMILLSGFTAISAAVNAEVFPARVRAAGIGFPYSLTVALFGGTAPYIGTLFKDLGQAGLFPVYVAVLCLISSAVYLRLPETAHRPLER